The following coding sequences are from one Humulus lupulus chromosome X, drHumLupu1.1, whole genome shotgun sequence window:
- the LOC133805555 gene encoding uncharacterized mitochondrial protein AtMg00820-like, producing MATRSTVGTYKLKVNIASKEPISVHDALQDDCWKVAMQDELKTLHKIGTWTLVDLPQNRKPIGSWWLFKTKENPNGSILKRKARLAAQGFKQKSGLDYTETFIPVIKSSIIRVILTLYSYFSGLAYKASRC from the coding sequence ATGGCAACTAGATCAACAGTGGGCACATACAAATTGAAAGTGAATATTGCTTCTAAAGAACCAATTTCAGTCCATGATGCTCTGCAAGATGATTGTTGGAAAGTTGCTATGCAAGATGAGCTTAAGACTTTACACAAAATCGGAACATGGACTCTGGTAGATCTTCCACAAAACAGGAAACCAATTGGCAGTTGGTGGCTGTTTAAAACAAAGGAAAATCCTAATGGCAGCATACTTAAGCGTAAGGCCCGATTAGCTGCTCAAGGATTCAAGCAAAAGTCTGGTCTTGACTATACTGAGACTTTTATCCCTGTTATAAAGTCTTCAATAATCAGAGTTATTCTCACTTTATATAGCTATTTCTCGGGGTTGGCCTATAAAGCATCTAGATGTTAA
- the LOC133807280 gene encoding abscisic acid 8'-hydroxylase 3-like, with protein sequence MELSMLMIMGVVSTLVVSVFFVFQILFWATPKAMEDIPGRLGWPIVGESFSFISEFSSPSGIFSFMNKRQQKYGKVFKSFVLGRFTVFMTGREASKILLSGKDGMVSLNLFYTGQQVLGPTSLLQTTGEAHKRLRRLIAEPLSIDGLKKYFQFINTLTISTLDQWHGRTVFVLDEASTFTLQVIGYMIMSLEPFGEEQEKFRANFKLISSSFASLPFKIPGTAFHRGIKARDRMYAMLDSIISKRRNGEGFQEDFLESLLIKHSKLVEDDNKLTDKQLKDNILTLLVAGHDTTTAALTWLVKFLGQNPLVLDQLREEHLQIQAKRETGTSLTWAEVNNMPYTAKVISETLRRATILPWYSRKAAQDFEIDGYKIKKGWSVNLDVVSIHHDEKVFPNPEKFDPSRFDTPLRPYSFLGFGNGPRMCPGINLAKLEISIFIHHLVCKYKWKALDEDDSVQPTLVRMPRNKYPIIVETL encoded by the exons ATGGAGCTAAGCATGTTGATGATTATGGGTGTGGTTTCCACACTTGTGGTTTCAGTTTTCTTTGTGTTCCAGATTTTGTTTTGGGCAACTCCAAAAGCCATGGAGGACATCCCTGGTAGATTGGGTTGGCCAATTGTAGGAGAAAGCTTCTCATTTATATCTGAATTTTCAAGTCCATCTGGTATTTTCAGCTTCATGAACAAGAGGCAACAAaa GTATGGGAAAGTATTCAAGTCGTTTGTATTAGGAAGGTTCACAGTTTTTATGACGGGAAGAGAAGCAAGCAAAATATTATTGAGTGGAAAAGATGGAATGGTGAGTTTGAACCTATTCTACACAGGGCAGCAGGTGCTTGGCCCCACCAGCTTGCTCCAAACCACCGGAGAAGCTCACAAGCGTCTCCGCCGCCTTATCGCCGAGCCCTTATCCATTGATGGCCTCAAGAAGTACTTTCAGTTCATCAACACTCTCACCATTTCCACTTTGGACCAATGGCATGGAAGAACTGTTTTTGTTCTTGATGAAGCTTCTACA TTCACATTGCAAGTGATTGGATATATGATAATGAGCTTGGAGCCCTTTGGTGAAGAACAAGAGAAGTTCAGAGCCAATTTCAAGCTCATCTCTTCCTCTTTTGCTTCTTTGCCTTTTAAAATCCCTGGAACTGCCTTTCACCGTGGCATCaag GCTAGGGATAGGATGTATGCAATGTTGGACTCAATCATTTCAAAGAGGAGAAATGGAGAAGGATTTCAAGAAGATTTCTTGGAATCTTTGCTTATAAAACATAGCAAATTAGTAGAAGATGATAATAAGCTCACTGATAAACAACTCAAAGACAATATACTAACTCTTCTTGTTGCTGGCCATGATACCACAACTGCTGCTCTTACATGGCTCGTCAAATTCCTTGGACAAAATCCTCTCGTTTTGGACCAGCTCAGA gAGGAACACTTACAAATTCAAGCAAAGAGAGAGACTGGCACAAGTCTCACATGGGCTGAAGTGAACAACATGCCTTATACCGCTAAA gtAATTAGTGAAACTCTTCGAAGAGCCACAATACTACCATGGTATTCAAGAAAAGCAGCTCAAGATTTTGAAATAGATG GATACAAAATAAAGAAAGGTTGGTCAGTGAACTTGGATGTTGTTTCAATCCACCATGACGAGAAAGTTTTTCCAAATCCAGAAAAGTTTGATCCTTCAAGATTTGAT ACACCATTGAGACCCTATAGCTTTCTTGGATTTGGCAATGGACCTCGTATGTGTCCTGGAATCAACCTGGCCAAACTTGAGATCTCTATATTCATCCACCACTTGGTTTGCAAATACAA ATGGAAAGCTCTTGATGAGGATGACTCAGTCCAGCCAACACTTGTGAGAATGCCAAGAAACAAGTACCCAATTATAGTTGAAACTCTTTGA